Sequence from the Rutidosis leptorrhynchoides isolate AG116_Rl617_1_P2 chromosome 3, CSIRO_AGI_Rlap_v1, whole genome shotgun sequence genome:
TTGCAACAACCACGACAAGGAGAGAGGACGCCAAAAAACCGAACCGAGGTAAAACTGTAAAGAGAAACTGGCAAAAGAAAAATGAAGGTAGCCACCGCCGGATTCGTCGCCTGAGACAGTGGTGGTTGCCTAAACGGAAAACTAAGTTCTGGGAAAAGAACAACAGATCTAACAAACGTGGAGATGAGAGGAAACGAAAGTAAGGAACAAAGAGGATTTTCCGACCACAGGCGAGATGCCAATGGCCAAAAAGGGGAATGTGAGAGGTATTGTTTAGATTTTGAAAACCTGAAATACGTGCGAGAAAGTGCAAGAAAGACAGAGAGAGACAAAATGCTCACCGATAATATCTTACTCGATTACTCTTTTTATCTAATATAGAGTAAGCTATACTATATTGTCTTTGTGGTTTATATCAAATTATACCAACCGTCCTTATTTCTGAAAATTACTGCAATCTCCAGTTTTAATTAAATTACACCAATCGTCTTATTCTTTTGAAAATTACACTGATCATCTCTGACTTACCTAAAAGTGTAAACTGATAGTCCCCCTATTAATGCACATTAAATCAGGACGATCAATGCAATTTTTGAAAGATAATAAAGACGATTGGTGTAATTTCATTTTACCACAAACATACCCATTCAGAATAATAAAACAAATAAAAGAAAACTTGTACTATCAAACAAGTCGAGATCATCAATTACACTTACAAAAGGCCTAATATAAAACTTTGTATAACCCGAGTTTCAGAATTCAAACTCTATTTCAGTCACAAACCAATGAAATTTGATGCATACAAAGACACGTACTCTGTCTGATCGAAAGAATTGGCATGTTGGTCGAATAAACAGACATGAGTTCATCTTTAAAATAACGACTTGGTAATTCATTAAAACCCTGCTGGACTGAAACCAATCACACCATTATATCATCTGATTTTGTCTGCCTAATCACACCAATTCTGCAAGCATTCAAAATTTAATCCATTTACTAATGAATGAATTGACTGGCTTGATTCAGGTCATATTTTTTTCTATAACGGTTTACAATTTAAAATTTTGCTACATGGGGACCGAGTCTTATTCAACATCTTAAACGGCTCAACTCAATCTTAGAAAACATATATTAGTTATACACAAAAAAGATTAAAACATGCACATATATATGTTTGCAGGTCAACTCAACCAACCCATCTCAATCCGCCCATAACCCATCTCGCCCATTTTACCACCTCTTATTAAGGGCAAAGAGCAAATGATACCTTTCTCTAATGTGCTGTACAGCATCAAGAATTTCTGTCAGTTGTTGCACTTTCAGATTTGTTGACTTTTCCTTGCTTTCCAGAACCAAGGTCGAGAACTTCACAATGGTGATGAGTTCATCTTCAACTGTATTGAGACGTTGATCGACACGATCCAAAAAGTCTTCATAAGATGTCAAGCCAGTCAGGTTTCCGATAATGTCATCGTTGTCATCAACAACATGTCGTAAGGGAACTTGCAAAGATCCTTCAAGATTGTTTATTTTATGTCCTTCAAGCATATCATAGGTTCCATTTTGCAGTTCTGGATCATTAGTAGTATCTATTAAATCATTTTTGGATTTGGAATATTCATCGTCTCCCAAAGTTTCAGAAGGCGGAGACACAACCCTAACTTGAGATTCGGTATCCTCTTTTTCAATATCAAGATCTAGAGCAACCGTCCCAACAAGCTGCCTTTCGCGTAGAGAAATTGCCTAACACCAAATGGAAACTCAATATCTAAATATATAGGCGGAAACGGTTGTCTTAGGCAGTGTGGGTAACATTTAACTTCCTAGATGTAAAAAAACCTTGTCTCTTTTCTAAAAATTTCATTAATAGTTAATATATCTATTATAAAGTTATAAAAGAATTATAAGAGCACTCGATGCCCATCGTCACTCTTCGCTGTCGCCACTCACAGACGGCGGGATCGACCATCGGTCAACACCGGGCCGGCGTCGATCTCGCCATCGGTTTTCGAAGTCAAGCAAGGGACGGTGGGAAAAAAAAGACCGTTGCTGCTTTGGTTTTAAAAAATGGACGGTGGGAGCAAGGGACGGTGGGAAAAATGGACACCTCCACCCATGTCACCGAAAGTCAATTTCGAGGTCCATTTTGGACCTTGAAACGGACATTGAAAAATGGACACGGACAACTCGTGCTCTAAAAGGCATGTCATATTCTTTAATATAACAATTTC
This genomic interval carries:
- the LOC139897035 gene encoding uncharacterized protein isoform X2; protein product: MNMVISANKARQRLLRLSEAAEKLRRQAAISVQTGKEDDARDLLLQKKKTMQALEKTKSRIELLDELSTKLYEAISLRERQLVGTVALDLDIEKEDTESQVRVVSPPSETLGDDEYSKSKNDLIDTTNDPELQNGTYDMLEGHKINNLEGSLQVPLRHVVDDNDDIIGNLTGLTSYEDFLDRVDQRLNTVEDELITIVKFSTLVLESKEKSTNLKVQQLTEILDAVQHIRERIGVIRQTKSDDIMV
- the LOC139897035 gene encoding uncharacterized protein isoform X1 translates to MFPKVMVLTTVATAIHRGSPARTLCFASRTDTDQLRDQLDQLHFEASNTTAKANKARQRLLRLSEAAEKLRRQAAISVQTGKEDDARDLLLQKKKTMQALEKTKSRIELLDELSTKLYEAISLRERQLVGTVALDLDIEKEDTESQVRVVSPPSETLGDDEYSKSKNDLIDTTNDPELQNGTYDMLEGHKINNLEGSLQVPLRHVVDDNDDIIGNLTGLTSYEDFLDRVDQRLNTVEDELITIVKFSTLVLESKEKSTNLKVQQLTEILDAVQHIRERIGVIRQTKSDDIMV